The following proteins come from a genomic window of Methanomicrobium sp. W14:
- a CDS encoding ABC transporter permease: MVRSQIISIVMSMSYLVYIAVFGAAAVAYLWLRDARVFYRTGLAGYRKSAYYGVFYTALSLTGVLFALRGLDLIGLGLILLALYLQGGIKKEKKQIWSEKSTTADRILGKAERPVRKTRQK; this comes from the coding sequence ATGGTCAGAAGTCAAATAATAAGTATTGTCATGTCAATGAGCTATCTTGTATATATAGCTGTCTTCGGTGCAGCAGCTGTAGCCTACCTGTGGCTGCGGGACGCGAGAGTCTTTTACAGGACAGGTCTTGCAGGATACCGGAAATCTGCATATTACGGCGTTTTTTATACTGCCCTTTCTCTTACGGGAGTTTTATTCGCACTCCGGGGACTGGACCTGATAGGTCTTGGTCTTATACTCCTCGCGCTGTACCTTCAGGGAGGGATTAAAAAGGAAAAAAAACAGATCTGGTCTGAGAAATCCACGACGGCAGACAGAATTCTGGGAAAAGCTGAAAGGCCGGTCAGGAAGACCAGACAAAAATGA
- the larB gene encoding nickel pincer cofactor biosynthesis protein LarB: MSKNKTLKSVLESFKNGEISVEEAEVKIGGIRLDMIGECAKIDTGRNIRCGIPEVVLAENKDLDHLLAIVGKITEASGRCIASRVLPEQAESLEKFCNENSYSYEYNRKGRMFVVSRVPPPEKTGGIVGIITAGTSDIAVAEEAKVIAEEMGCVVKTAYDAGAAGIHRLFPAVKDLLDAHSFVVCAGREGTLPTIIAGLVDRPVIGVPVSIGYGYMGRGEAALASMLQSCAVLTVVNIDAGFTAGAYAALIANMAGGQ; this comes from the coding sequence ATGAGTAAAAACAAAACTCTTAAAAGTGTACTCGAAAGCTTCAAAAACGGTGAGATATCTGTAGAGGAAGCAGAGGTAAAGATTGGAGGAATCAGGCTTGACATGATAGGGGAATGTGCAAAAATTGACACAGGAAGAAATATCCGGTGCGGCATTCCCGAAGTCGTTCTTGCCGAAAATAAGGACCTTGACCATCTTCTTGCAATTGTCGGAAAAATAACCGAAGCTTCAGGAAGATGCATTGCATCAAGGGTTCTGCCTGAACAGGCAGAATCCCTTGAAAAATTCTGTAATGAGAATTCATATTCCTATGAATACAACAGGAAAGGCAGGATGTTTGTCGTATCAAGAGTGCCTCCGCCTGAAAAGACCGGGGGTATTGTTGGTATAATTACGGCAGGCACCTCTGACATAGCCGTTGCGGAGGAGGCAAAGGTCATAGCAGAGGAGATGGGGTGCGTCGTCAAAACCGCCTATGATGCAGGGGCCGCAGGCATACACAGGCTCTTTCCGGCTGTAAAAGACCTCCTGGATGCTCATTCTTTTGTTGTGTGTGCTGGCCGCGAAGGGACTCTTCCGACGATAATTGCAGGTCTTGTCGACAGGCCGGTAATCGGTGTCCCGGTAAGTATCGGGTACGGGTATATGGGAAGGGGTGAAGCCGCCCTTGCGAGTATGTTGCAGTCCTGCGCAGTCCTGACTGTAGTAAACATTGATGCAGGGTTCACTGCAGGGGCGTATGCCGCCCTTATCGCGAATATGGCAGGAGGACAGTGA